Genomic segment of Methanomicrobiales archaeon:
CCAGCGATGGGTGATCGTCCAGGGTGGTGAGCGGGATACCGTACTGGCGGGCGCGGATGGCGGTCTGGTAGGACGTGGGGACACCTGCGATCGATAGCCCGTCGGCGATCCTCCTTCCCAGGCCCTGCAGGACAAAATCGACTGTCGAGCCGGTCCCGAGACCGATCACCATGCCGTCAGCGACCATCTCCGCCGCCCGGAGAGCGGCATCCCGTTTGGCCGCGAGGATCTGCAACTCTTCCATGCAGGGGTACTATCGCCGGGCTAGCATGAAAAGCATGCGGTGGCGTCCGGAGGTCCGGGCGGCGATCAGACTGGCGAGAAGAGCTCCTGGAGCGCCTTCTTGCCCCCGAAGGCAGTGCAGTCGAGCGTGATCGGGGTGAGGGAGACGTTCCCTTTCCGCACTGCATGAACGTCGGTTCCCTCCTCCGCATCCTCAAGGAGCGGTCCGTTGATCCAGAAGTAGGGTCTTCCACGGGGATCCAGGCGTTTCTCCACACCGGTTACGAACAGTTTGCGGGCGAGGCGGGTGATCTCGTATCCGCCGCTTACCCTCGACGGCACGTTCACGTTGAGCACATCCATCCCCTTCGGAAATCCACGGACAAGAAGTCGTTCGCATACGTCCCGCACCACCGCCTTCGACTCTTCGAATCCCCGGGCGTAGAATCGAGGATCGTCGAACTTGTCCCCCTGGTCCTCCACCTGGAGCGAGAATGCCACTGCCGGGACGCCCTGGTTGGAGGCCTCGAGGGCCGCCCCGACGGTCCCGGAGGTCATGATGGACTCGTATGAGAGGTTCTCCCCGATGTTGATTCCGCTTACGACGAGATCCGGGTCCAGATTCAGGTTGAAGAGGCCGATGATCACCGCATCCGTGGGTTTCCCGGCAACGGAGACAGCCCGTGCACCGTTGAGGCGGACGTCCGTCGCCCGAATCGGTTCGAAGATCGAGATGGATCGCCCGACAGCGCTCTGCTGCGTGGCGGGTGCAACGATGTGCACGTCGGCAAGAGGGGAGAGCGCCTCGTACGCCGCCCAGAGGCCTGCCGAGTTGATGCCATCGTCGTTGGTGAGTAGGATCTTCTTTCTCATCGTCAGTGTGTATATACGCGCCGCAGGAAAAAAGGGTGATCCCCGCCGGGCGTGTCATGCCGACCCGGCCGCCAGCGCCACCCCCCAGATCGGCTCCGGTGCTCCAATCCCCCCATAGAGTGTCAGGTCTCCGCACAGGCACCCCGCAGCGTTTCCTGCAGCCAGGGCGGATCGCCCCCGTCCCGGGACTTCGTGCTCCCTCCCCAGCAGCATGCCGCCGGGGGACGACACCGCACCGACCCTCACGCATGCCCGCAGGACAGGGGCGCCTCCCATCCCGTGGACGATCTTCCCCGGCGTCCACCGGGCCACCTCCGCCGCGAGTATCCTCGTCCGGGCGTTCCCCCGGGCTGTTCGTGGGGCTGGGGGACAGGGAGGTACGCCAGCCCTCTTCCGGGGATTCCTGCCGCAATGATGTGATGCACCGCAGCACCTAGATCAGGAAGTAGAAGAGGATCGAGCTGACGATCGGTATGGTGCAATTGTCATCCAGTCTCAGAGGCAGCGATTCCAGGAAGGTGGCCAGCAGGATTACGACGATGGTCACGGGCGAGGGAAGGATCAGGAGCGCTGTGAGACCCCCGAGCGCGAACCCGACCGATCCTTCCAGCGACTTGTCCCTGTTCCAGGGCAGCCTCCGCCTCCCGAAACGCCTCCCGATGCTGGTGGCGAGGGCGTCGCCGAGTGAGAGGATCAGGACGACGGCCGTGGCCGCGGCAGCGCTGTGCCGCAGCAGCCCCACGGTGAAGAGCACCCCGATCCCGAAGTAGAAGGACCCCTCTCCGGGCAGCACGCCGTCACGCTCGTACCAGGCGAGAAGCTGGTCGATGATCGGAACGCGGATCCCGATCACTTTGGCGTGGATGATGAGCGTGCCGGCGAGAACGATGAGGAGCAGGGGGATGAGGAGGGGTTCGATCCCGAAGCGCCACAGCGCCGCCGCCAGCACTAGGCCCAGGGTGGCGTGCACCGCCTGCCGGGCATACTCCCGATCGCCTCCGGAGCCCCTTCCGCTGCGGCGCAGGAGCGAGGTCGCGAAGTTGTACCCGAACCCGCCTACGGCGATGCCGCCGGCGATATCGTACCATGTGTGGGCATGCAGCAGAATCCGCGACCACCCGGTCAGAACGGCAAGAGTGTAGGCGACAGGGAGGAGGGGATGTCCGATCAGCGCGAAGACGAACGAGAATGCGGTGCTTGTATGCAGACTGGGATAGGCGTAGCCGGGAGGGCAGTCCACGCCCTCGATGCTCGCACAGGGGCGAATGAGGTCGATGGCACCCTTCAGCAGGATCGATAGCACGATGGTGATCGCGAGCGTGACCACGAGGATCCGGATCCGCTCGATGTCCTCCGGGGCCAGCCTCCAATCGCACACGTTCGCCACCCGTCCAGCAACCGTTAGCTGCCTCTCCGCATAATCCCATCTGCTCCGCACCGCAGCAATGCCATCCTAGGAAAAGAGATATCGGCGATAACGTCGAGAAGTACGTCGATGAAGAGGGCGCTCCTTGCCGAGTACACGGTGCTCCACGATCCCCAGCTCGCCCCGGAGGGGGCGGCGATGCTGCAGGTGCTGCGCGAGAGTTTCGCGAGGTGCGGCTACGAAGTGGTGTCCCCGTCGGGAAACGGGTTCGAGGCGGAGCTGGAGCGGCTGGCTCCAGCCTGCGATCTGGGGCTCGTGATCGCTCCGGACCACCTGATCCCCCGCTTCACGAAGATCGTCGAGGATCATACCCACAATATCGGGTGCGGCAGTACCGCCGCCGCCGTCTGCGCCAACAAGCGGCTGACCGGCAGGGTTCTCGCCTCGCACGGCATCGCGGTTCCGGAGGAGGTCCAGACGGGCATGCGGGTGATCAAGCCTGTGATGGGCTGCGGGGCGGAGGGGGTCCGCCTCTCGACCGATCCCCCCTCCGGGGGCGAATTCGGGCAGCGGTTCATCGAGGGTGAGCACCTCTCCGTGAGCCTTGTGGCCGGCCGCGTCGTCGGGGAGGCGTGCCTCTACTACAGCGGCGCCCCCCCGCTCCTGCTCGCCCTCAACCGCCAGGATATCCGCATCGCGGACGGGCGGTTCGAGTACCGCGGCGGCGAGACCCCGGTTCCGCATGCACGGAAGGACGAGATCGCGGACCAGGCGGCCCGAGCGGTGACGGTGCTCGGGTGCCAGGGTTATACCGGCGTGGATGTGGTCGTCGCGGACCGCGTGTACGTTGTGGACGTCAACCCCCGGATCACCACGAGCATCATCGGGATCGCCGCCTGCATGGAGGAGGAGATCGCACGGATCCTGGTGGACGCTTCCCACGGGATCCTGCCTGCCGAGGTGCACTGCCGCGGACGGGTGCAGTTCCAGAAGGACGGGAGCGTGAAGCGGCTGTGATCGGAATCGACGTCGGGGGGGCAAACCTGAAGGTGGTGGATGGGCGGAAGGTGGACATCCGATACTGCCCGCTCTTCGCGGGGGCGCCTCTCGCCGACATGCTGCAGAACTACGCCCGGGCCGAGGGGGTGGACGCCGCCGCCGTGGTCATGAGCGGCGAACTCGCCGACTGCTTCGGGAGCCGGATGGAGGGGGTCTCCTTCATCGTGCGTGCGGTGCGGGCAGCGATTCCCGGGGCGATCTTCTACGGGACCGATGCCCGATTCCACCGGGAGGCGGTGCCGCAGCTGGCGGCGGCGAACTGGCTCGCATCCGCAGACTACCTTCGGGAGCGGTACCCGCACGGCATCCTGGTAGACATGGGCAGCACCACGACGGATATCGTTCCCCTCTCCCGCTTTCCCGAACTGCTGGGGCTGACCGATCTCGAACGGCTGCAGCAGGGCTACCTGCTCTACAGCGGCATGCTCCGCACCAGCGTGGCGGCGATCCTGCCGGAGGTCAAGATCGACGGCGTTCCGACGCCCACCAGCAGCGAGTTCTTCGCCGCGAGCGCCGATGCCCATCTCGTGCTGGGGCACCTGCGGGAGGAGGAGTATGCCTGCCCGCCGCCCGACGGGAGGGACGCAACCCTCTCCGGGGCGATGCGTCGCCTGGCACGGGTGGTCTGCGCCGATCTCGATGAGATCGGGCAGGAAGGGGCGGTCCAGATAGCGCGGGCATGCTGGGAGACCCAGAGAAGGCAGATCCTCGAGCGGGTGGAGCAGGTGCGGAGGGGGTGCAGGGCGGATACCATCGTCGCGGCGGGGATCGGGTCGCCGCTCCTCGCGAGGGAGCTCGGCGGCATCGACCTCAGGGAGGAGATCGGGAGCCTCTCCGATGCCCTTCCGGCGTATGCAGTCCAGGAGGTGGCGGGACGAACCGGATCATGGTAGCCCTCCTCCTGCTCCTGGCATCGCTCCTGATCACCGCGGTGGCCTGGCTGGTCTTCGATCTGCCGTTCCTATTCCTGCTGCTGTTCATCCCGCTGATCCCCCTGCTGGGAAAGCCGCCCCGCGTCAGGCGCTGCCCGACCTGCGGATGGCAGGCGACAGGCGGTGAGCGCTTCTGCCCCCACGACGGGACTCTGCTTGTCGAAGCGGAAGACGGCCGTTGAGAGGCGCAGCAGGGAGAGCGGCAGAGGGATGCCCAGAATCTTCGTGTACGGGATGGTGCCGAAGTCCCGCCCCGCGTAGTTCCGGATCGTGCCCCGGTCGATGACGATCCCCATCGCCTCCATCAGGCGTGCAGCGCGGTGATAGGGCATATCACGGCAGAGCACGCAGCAGAGGTCGACGATGGGCGTACCGTAGCGGGTGTCCGGGTAGAAGGGTGAGTCCGCATAGCAGAGTTTTCCGCACCGCATGCAGCGGAACCGTTTCACCAGGACGGAGATCTCGCGGACCTTCCCCTCGTCCCGGATCGATGCGAACCGTTTCCGCTTGTGGTCGTGCCCCCGAACGTCGCCGCCGCAGGCGTCGCAGGCATCGAGACGGTCGAACTCGATCCCGTCCATGCGGCAGAGGGCGCCGAGCACCAGGGTCTCAAGCATCGGGGGTACGGGAATCCGTCGCATGCGGTATGCGCCTCAGGCTGATCGAATATGATCTCAGCCGCTGGAGTTTAATAAATTAATTGTACTTCCAGAAAAATCAATATATGCAAAAGAAGGGCGGGATTCGGCATCCACCGATAATCCACACCGTAATCCGCTGGTAAGAATTACTATTAAGTAGAGTCAATCGAAAGAGTCACATGTCCGAGGTAGACTCATGGACCTTAAGTACGTACCAACCACCTGCCCCTACTGCGGGACAGGCTGCAGCTTCAACCTTGTTGTAAAAGACAACAAGGTGGCCGGTGTCGCGCCGTTCCAGCGTTCGCCGGTCAACGAAGGCAAGGTATGCCCCAAGGGCAACTACGCGCACGAGTTCATCAACAGCAAGGACCGCCTCACTACCCCGCTCATCAAGAAAGACGGGAAGTTCGTCCCCGCGAGCTGGGACGAGGCCTACGACCTGATCGCCAGGAAGTTCAAGTCCTACAAGCCGAGCGAGCTCGCCGTCCTGGCCTCCGCCCGCGTCTCCAACGAGGACAACTACGCGATGATGAAGTTCGCCCGCGGTGTCCTGAAGACCCCGCACATCGACCACTGCGCCCGCCTCTGCCACGCCTCGACAGTCGCCGGGCTCGCAGCGACGTTCGGATCCGGTGCGATGACCAACTCGATCGGCGACATCGCCCAGAGCAAGTGCGTCTTCATCATCGGGTCGAACACCTTCGAGCAGCACCCGCTCATCGGGCGCCGGGTGATGCAGGCGAAGAAGAACGGTGCGAAGCTCATCTACGCCGACCCCCGGCTCACCCCGACGGGGAAGCAGGCGGACCTCTTCATGCAGTTCGTCTCCGGTTCGGATGTGGCGATCTTCAACGGTCTGATGCAGGAGATCATCCGCAACGGCTGGGAGGACAAGGAGTTCATCGCGAATCGCACCAAGGACTACGAGAAGCTCAAAGAAGTCGTGATGAAGCCCGAGTACAGCCTGGAGAACGTCTCCAAGATCTCGGGCATCCCGGTCGAGGATCTCAAGAAGGCCACCGAGTGGTTCGCCAAGGCGGAGTCCGCCTGCGTCTGCTACTCGATGGGCATCACCCAGCACACCACCGGCGTGGACAATGTCAAGTCGGTCGCCAACCTCCAGATGCTCACCGGCAACCTGGGCAAGCCCGGTACCGGCGTGAACGCTCTCCGCGGCCAGAACAATGTCCAGGGCGCCTGCGACATGGGATGCCTGCCGGTGGTCTTCTCCGGTTACCAGAAAGTGATCGATCCGGCGGCGCACAAGAAGTTCGCCGACGCCTGGGGATTCCCCGACGGCATCGCCGAGGGCAAGAACGGCTACGAGGTCACCGTGATGATGGATGTCCTTGTCGACAAGCCCGGCGAGCTCAAGGCGATGTACATTATGGGCGAGAACCCGATGATCAGCGATCCGGACCTCCACCACGTGGAGAAGGCGCTCAAGAACCTGGAGTTCCTGGTCGTGCAGGACATCTTCCTGACGGAGACCGCCGAGCTGGCGGACGTCGTCCTCCCGGCCGCCTGCTACGCGGAGAAGGACGGCACACAGACCAGCACCGAGCGGCGCGTGCAGCGCTGGCGGAAGGCTGTCGAACCGCCGGGAGAGGCGAAAGCCGACTGGCAGATCATCAGCGAACTGGCGGCGAAGATGGGCTACGCGGCGCAGTTCCCCTACAAGAGCGCGGAGGAGATCTTCAACGAGATGGCGAAACTGACACCCTCGTATGCAGGCATGACATACGCCCGCCTATCCAAGCCCGAGGCGCTTCACTGGCCCTGCCCGTCGGCAGACCACCCGGGAACGCCGATCCTGCACAAGGACAAGTTCGCGCACCCCGACGGTCTCGGCGTATTCTTCCCCATCGAGTTCAAACCGCCGGCCGAGGTGCCGGATGCGCAGTATCCCTTCGTCCTCACCACCGGACGTTGCATCTGGCAGTGGCACACGGGCACGATGACCCGCCGCTCGGAGTCCCTGGAGAAGGAGGCCCCGACCGGCTGGATCGAGATTAACGTGGAGGACGCCAGGGAGCTGGGGATCAAGGACGGCGAAGCGGTGAAGGCGATCACCCGCAGGGGCGAGGTGAAGGTTCCTGCGAAGGTGACAAAGGACATCAAGAAGGGCGTCATGTTCATGCCGTTCCACTACAAGGAGTGCGCGGCGAACGTCCTGACGAACAACGCGCTCGATCCGATCGCCAAGATCCCGGAGTTCAAGGCCTGTGCTGTTCGGGTCGAGAAGATACCGGAGGTGCAGTAATGGCAAAGAAAGGAGACATGTTCTACGCATGGTCCACGGATGCGGACCTGCAGAAGAAGGGCGAGTGCGGGGGGGCGGTGTCTGCCATCCTCAAGCATGCCCTCGAGAGCAGGGCGGTGGATGCAGTCCTCGCCGTGAAGAAGGGTGCCGACATCTACACCGCCGAGCCTGCCCTGATCACCAACCCTGCGGATATCGCTCAGACGGCCGGTTCCCTGCACTGCGGCACGCTGCTCCTCTCCAAACTGGTCAAGAAGTACCTCGACGGGGCGAACGGCATGAAGCTCGCTGTCACCGTGAAGGGGTGCGACCTGATGGGACTCCTGGAGCTTGCCAAGCGCAACGCGATCAATCTGGACAACCTCTTCCTGATCGGCGTCAACTGCGGCGGATCCGTGAGCCCCGTCACGGCCCGGAAGATGATCGCCGACAAGTACGGGGTCAACCCCGACGATGTCGTCAAGGAGGAGATCGACAAGGGTCAGTTCATCATCCAGACGAAGGATGGCCAGCACAAGGGCATCTCGATGGACGAGCTCGAGGAGCATGGCTACGGACGCCGCAGCAACTGCCGCCGCTGCAAGATGAAGGTCCCGCGGCAGGCGGACCTCGCCTGCGGCAACTGGGGCGTCATCGGCGACAAGGCCGGGAAGGCGACCTTTGTCGAGGTCTGCAGCGACCGCGGGGCCCGGATGCTCGATTCGGCAGTGCAGGCGAACAAGCTGGCGGTCGAGGCGCCCAACCCGAAGGGCATCGAGATCCGCGGCAAGACCGAGAACGCGATGTTCAAGCTCGGCGACAAGTGGCGGAAGAAGGACTTTGCCGCGCTCGGCAGAGATGTCTGGACCACGATCGCGAAGGAGACGTCGCGGTGCATCAAGTGCTACTCCTGCATCGAGAACTGTCCGGTCTGCTTCGAGGTCGCCGATGAACTGAAAAAACCGAGCCTGCTGGTCAAAGCCGGAGAACTGCCGCCGAACCCCATGTTCCACCTGCGCCGTTTCGCGCACATCTCGGACTCCTGCATCAACTGCGGGCAGTGCGAGGAGCTCTGCGCGATGGACATCCCGCTCGCCCTCTTCTCGCACGCGATCCGGGTTGAAGGCGACGCCGCGTTCGAACCGAAACTGGGTGCTCCAGCGTACAAGAACTGATATCACTCTTTTTTTCGAATTCCAGGACTGCCGCTCGGACCGCTGGCGGGTTCGGCCCGATCCGCATGCATTCCACCGATATTCACCAAAAATCGCGGAATTTTCACCATCCTTATATACCCTGAAACCCAAGGTCTAAGTGTCCGAGGTTTATCCATGGATATGAAAGTTGTTCCCACAACCTGCCCGTACTGCGGTACGGGGTGTGGATTCAACCTCGTGGTGCGCGACGGCAAGGCGGTCGAGGTGACCGCCTGGCAGCGCAACCCCGTCAACGAGGGGAAGCTATGCCCGAAAGGACGCTACGCCCACGAGTTCATCCACCGTGAGGACCGGCTGACAAAGCCGCTCATCAAGAAGAACGGGAAGTTCCAGGAGGCGAGCTGGGACGAGGCCTACGACCTGATCGTGAGCAAGTTCAAGTCCTACAAGCCCGATGAGATGGCGTGCCTCTCTTCCGCCCGCGTATCGAACGAGGAGAACTACCTGATGAACAAGTTCGCCCGGGCTGTGCTGAAGACGCGGCACATCGACCACTGCGCCCGCCTCTGCCACGCCTCCACGGTCGTGGGGCTCGCCGGCGCGTTCGGATCCGGTGCGATGACCAACTCGATCGGCGACATCGCCCAGAGCAAGTGCGTCTTCGTCATCGGGTCGAACACCTTCGAGCAGCACCCGCTCATCGGGCGCCGGGTGATGCAGGCGAAGAAGAACGGTGCGAAGCTCATCTACGCCGACCCCCGGCTCACCCCGACGGGGAAGCAGGCGGACCTCTTCATGCAGTTCGTCTCCGGTTCGGATGTGGCGATCTTCAACGGTCTGATGCAGGAGATCATCCGCAACGGCTGGGAGGACAAGGAGTTCATCGCGAATCGCACCAAGGACTACGAGAAGCTCAAAGAAGTCGTGATGAAGCCCGAGTACAGCCTGGAGAACGTCTCCAAGATCTCGGGCATCCCGGTCGAGGATCTCAAGAAGGCCACCGAGTGGTTCGCCAAGGCGGAGTCCGCCTGCGTCTGCTACTCGATGGGCATCACCCAGCACACCACCGGCGTGGACAATGTCAAGTCGGTCGCCAACCTCCAGATGCTCACCGGCAACCTGGGCAAGCCCGGCGCCGGCGTGAACGCTCTCCGCGGCCAGAACAATGTCCAGGGGGCCTGCGACATGGGGGCGCTCCCGAACGTCTACTCCGGTTACCAGGCGGTCATCGTCCCCGAGAACCGCAAGAAGATGATGGATGCCTGGGGAGTCGAGATCGCCGAGGGCAAGGTGGGCTACACGGTCACCGAGATGATCAACGTCCTCGCCGATAAGCCCGGCGAACTGAAATGCATGTACATCATGGGCGAGAACCCGATGCTCTCCGATCCCGACCTCCACCACGTGGAGGAGGCGCTCAAGAACCTGGAGTTCCTGGTCGTGCAGGACATCTTCCTGACGGAGACCGCCCAGCTGGCGGACGTCGTCCTCCCGGCCGCCTGCTACGCGGAGAAGGACGGCACACAGACCAGCACCGAGCGGCGCGTGCAGCGCTGGCGGAAGGCTGTCGAACCGCCGGGAGAGGCGAAAGCCGATTGGCAGATCATCAGCGAACTGGCGGCGAAGATGGGCTACGCGGCGCAGTTCCCCTACAAGAGCGCGGAGGAGATCTTCAACGAGATCGCGAAGGTAACCCCCTCCTATGGCGGTATGTCCTATGCCCGCCTCGAGAGGCCCGAGGCGCTCCACTGGCCCTGCCCGTCGGCAGACCACCCGGGAACGCCGATCCTGCACACCCAGAAGTTCGCGCACCCCGATGGTCTCGGCGTCTTCACCCCGATCGAGTGGAAGCCCCCGGCCGAGGTGCCGGATAAGGACTACCCGTATATCCTCACCACGGGACGGACCATCTGGCAGTGGCACACGGGCACGATGACCCGCCGCTCCCCGTCGCTCGAGAAGGAGGCCCCGACCGGCTGGATCGAGATTAACGTGGAGGACGCCAGAGAGCTGGGAATCAAGAACGGCGAAGTGGTGAAGGCCAGCACCCGCCGCGGTTCCGTGAATGTACCGGCGAAGGTGACAAAGGACATCAAGAAAGGGGAGATGTTCATGCCGTTCCACTACGCCGAATGTGCGGCGAACGTCCTGACGAACAACGTACTCGACCCGGTCGCCAAGATCCCGGAGTTCAAGGCCTGTGCTGTTCGGGTCGAGAAGATCCAGGGGGCCTGAGCCATGGTAACGAAAGGCGACATGCTATACGCCTGGTCGACGGATGACGCCATCCGCGAGGCCGGCGAGACCGGCGGCACCATCACCGCGCTGCTCAAGTTCGCCCTCGAGAGCGGCATGGTCGATGCCGTCTATGCGGTGCGGAAGGGTATCGATCTCTACGATGCCCAGCCCGTTCTGATCACGGACCCGAAGGAGGTCATCAGCACGGCGGGCTCCCTCCACATGGGTACCCTGCTCGTACCCAAGCTGCTCCGCCGCTGTGTGACGAGCGCCGATCCGAACATGAAGATCGCCGTCGTCCTGAAGGGCTGCGACGTGATGGCCGCCTACGAGATGGCCAAGAGGAACCAGCTGAACCTGGACAACCTGATCATGATCGGCGTCAACTGCGGTGGATCCGTCCGCCCGGCGGTCGCCCGCAAGATGATCAAGGAGAAGTTCGGCATCGACCCCGATACCGTCGTCAAGGAGGAGATCGACAAGGGCCAGTTCATCGTCGAGACGGCTGACGGCCAGCACAAGGGCATCTCGATGGACGAGCTCGAGGAGGAGGGCTACGGACGCCGCAGCAACTGCCGCCGCTGCAAGATGAAGGTCCCGCGGCAGGCGGACCTCGCCTGCGGCAACTGGGGCGTCATCGGCGACAAGGCCGGGAACGCCACCTTTGTCGAGGTGACGAGCGAGAAGGGCGCCAACCTGATGAACGCGGCGGCCCAGGGCGGCGCGATCAAGACCGAGGCGGCGCCGGCGAAGGGCATCGAGATCCGCGGCAAAGTCGAGAACGCGATGCTCAAGCTCGGCGACAAGTGGCGCGAGAAGTACTTCAAGTCGATGGGCACGGGCAAAGACCGGCTGCAGCTGATCATGGACCAGACCTCCCGTTGCATCCGATGCTACTCCTGCATCGAGAACTGTCCGGTCTGCTACTGCGTCGAGTGCAGCACCAAGAAGCCCTACCTGGTCCCCCCCGGCGAGATCCCCCCGAACTTCATGTTCCACCTGATCCGTTTCGCGCACATCTCCGACTCCTGCGTGAACTGCGGGCAGTGCGAGGAGCTCTGCCCCGTGGAGATCGAGAACTCCCGCTTCATGCACGCCATCCAGACCGATCTCGAGTCGATGTTCGGCTACGTCCCCGGCGTCGACATGACGCTCCCCGTGCTCGCCCTCGTGGAGGAGCCAACGGAACGCGAGCGGCTGACGGCCACGGGATCCGACCAGATCTTCGATATCTTCAAGTGAGACCCGGACGGGGCATCACCTTTTTTTTTGACATTTCCCCAGGTACCGTGAGGGTTATCCCGGGATCGAATCTCCGGGCGCCGCATGCCGTCATCCGACTCCGAGGACTCCGCATCTCGCTGCGAGGAGTCCGGGGCAGTTCAGTACCGCATCTCTGCCGTATCCGTCCATGGAAATCCAAACAAGCGCGCTGGGATCACCTTTAAATCCACTGTACGCACAGTATTACTCCCATACATTTCCCGGAGCCGGAATGTTGATGCATAGTTGACTTTTCAATCAGGTTTGAGAGATGCCCTTTACACCCGTGCAGGGATATTCCACCCTCTCATACGATAATATCTCCGAAAATGACAGTACAAAGAGAAAGATATTTATCTAATTTGGGGAAAACTGATCAATTGACCTATACAGGTTTAATAAGTTGCTGGTATAGGTAGGATGTTAAGAGAGGTGTGTAGAAATGGTATTCCATCCACCAGTAGCAATCGTTGCTAAGGCTGGCGATGCCGGCAAGTACAAGACGGGGTTGCCATCCTGGAACATGGTTCTTCGTGGCTTCCTGTCCGGTGCATTCATTGCGATGGGCGGTGCCCTCGCCACGGTCTGCAGCACGGGCATCATGGCCACCGACGTCGCGATGCGGTTCGGTACGGCAAGCGCAGGCGTCTCGCAGCTCGTTCTGGGAGCGGTCTTCCCGGTGGGGCTGATCATCACCGTGCTGACCGGCGCAGAGCTCTTCACGGGCGACGCGATGCTGGCGCCCATGGCGGCATTCATCCACCGGATCAGCTGGGCATCCGTGCTGAACCTCTGGGTCTGGGTGTACATCGGCAACTTCATCGGGTCGGTATGGTTCGCCTACATCATGGCCTACGGTCCG
This window contains:
- a CDS encoding hydantoinase/oxoprolinase family protein — encoded protein: MIGIDVGGANLKVVDGRKVDIRYCPLFAGAPLADMLQNYARAEGVDAAAVVMSGELADCFGSRMEGVSFIVRAVRAAIPGAIFYGTDARFHREAVPQLAAANWLASADYLRERYPHGILVDMGSTTTDIVPLSRFPELLGLTDLERLQQGYLLYSGMLRTSVAAILPEVKIDGVPTPTSSEFFAASADAHLVLGHLREEEYACPPPDGRDATLSGAMRRLARVVCADLDEIGQEGAVQIARACWETQRRQILERVEQVRRGCRADTIVAAGIGSPLLARELGGIDLREEIGSLSDALPAYAVQEVAGRTGSW
- the fdhF gene encoding formate dehydrogenase subunit alpha → MDLKYVPTTCPYCGTGCSFNLVVKDNKVAGVAPFQRSPVNEGKVCPKGNYAHEFINSKDRLTTPLIKKDGKFVPASWDEAYDLIARKFKSYKPSELAVLASARVSNEDNYAMMKFARGVLKTPHIDHCARLCHASTVAGLAATFGSGAMTNSIGDIAQSKCVFIIGSNTFEQHPLIGRRVMQAKKNGAKLIYADPRLTPTGKQADLFMQFVSGSDVAIFNGLMQEIIRNGWEDKEFIANRTKDYEKLKEVVMKPEYSLENVSKISGIPVEDLKKATEWFAKAESACVCYSMGITQHTTGVDNVKSVANLQMLTGNLGKPGTGVNALRGQNNVQGACDMGCLPVVFSGYQKVIDPAAHKKFADAWGFPDGIAEGKNGYEVTVMMDVLVDKPGELKAMYIMGENPMISDPDLHHVEKALKNLEFLVVQDIFLTETAELADVVLPAACYAEKDGTQTSTERRVQRWRKAVEPPGEAKADWQIISELAAKMGYAAQFPYKSAEEIFNEMAKLTPSYAGMTYARLSKPEALHWPCPSADHPGTPILHKDKFAHPDGLGVFFPIEFKPPAEVPDAQYPFVLTTGRCIWQWHTGTMTRRSESLEKEAPTGWIEINVEDARELGIKDGEAVKAITRRGEVKVPAKVTKDIKKGVMFMPFHYKECAANVLTNNALDPIAKIPEFKACAVRVEKIPEVQ
- a CDS encoding phosphatase PAP2 family protein — its product is MCDWRLAPEDIERIRILVVTLAITIVLSILLKGAIDLIRPCASIEGVDCPPGYAYPSLHTSTAFSFVFALIGHPLLPVAYTLAVLTGWSRILLHAHTWYDIAGGIAVGGFGYNFATSLLRRSGRGSGGDREYARQAVHATLGLVLAAALWRFGIEPLLIPLLLIVLAGTLIIHAKVIGIRVPIIDQLLAWYERDGVLPGEGSFYFGIGVLFTVGLLRHSAAAATAVVLILSLGDALATSIGRRFGRRRLPWNRDKSLEGSVGFALGGLTALLILPSPVTIVVILLATFLESLPLRLDDNCTIPIVSSILFYFLI
- the surE gene encoding 5'/3'-nucleotidase SurE — encoded protein: MRKKILLTNDDGINSAGLWAAYEALSPLADVHIVAPATQQSAVGRSISIFEPIRATDVRLNGARAVSVAGKPTDAVIIGLFNLNLDPDLVVSGINIGENLSYESIMTSGTVGAALEASNQGVPAVAFSLQVEDQGDKFDDPRFYARGFEESKAVVRDVCERLLVRGFPKGMDVLNVNVPSRVSGGYEITRLARKLFVTGVEKRLDPRGRPYFWINGPLLEDAEEGTDVHAVRKGNVSLTPITLDCTAFGGKKALQELFSPV
- a CDS encoding Coenzyme F420 hydrogenase/dehydrogenase, beta subunit C-terminal domain; translation: MAKKGDMFYAWSTDADLQKKGECGGAVSAILKHALESRAVDAVLAVKKGADIYTAEPALITNPADIAQTAGSLHCGTLLLSKLVKKYLDGANGMKLAVTVKGCDLMGLLELAKRNAINLDNLFLIGVNCGGSVSPVTARKMIADKYGVNPDDVVKEEIDKGQFIIQTKDGQHKGISMDELEEHGYGRRSNCRRCKMKVPRQADLACGNWGVIGDKAGKATFVEVCSDRGARMLDSAVQANKLAVEAPNPKGIEIRGKTENAMFKLGDKWRKKDFAALGRDVWTTIAKETSRCIKCYSCIENCPVCFEVADELKKPSLLVKAGELPPNPMFHLRRFAHISDSCINCGQCEELCAMDIPLALFSHAIRVEGDAAFEPKLGAPAYKN
- a CDS encoding ATP-grasp domain-containing protein; translated protein: MKRALLAEYTVLHDPQLAPEGAAMLQVLRESFARCGYEVVSPSGNGFEAELERLAPACDLGLVIAPDHLIPRFTKIVEDHTHNIGCGSTAAAVCANKRLTGRVLASHGIAVPEEVQTGMRVIKPVMGCGAEGVRLSTDPPSGGEFGQRFIEGEHLSVSLVAGRVVGEACLYYSGAPPLLLALNRQDIRIADGRFEYRGGETPVPHARKDEIADQAARAVTVLGCQGYTGVDVVVADRVYVVDVNPRITTSIIGIAACMEEEIARILVDASHGILPAEVHCRGRVQFQKDGSVKRL